In a single window of the Scyliorhinus torazame isolate Kashiwa2021f chromosome 2, sScyTor2.1, whole genome shotgun sequence genome:
- the map2 gene encoding microtubule-associated protein 2 isoform X24, translating to MADDRRSEANAPQWASSTVLEASSNQFAADFKEQSASDECISRTENGYSFRDNPAEAQDGSQAAYAVTQANGINGKITTREGATAAAGRNFDSKSVPAPEAEVISARIVQEVTAEAVAVLKGEQVKDTVPRVQPSAVEDSANLPPSPPPSPASDHFGPTQKDLGIEVKAKPLQSYSSYQPATTQEKRKLLAPSISVSVHDEEPYNSDEEYYEHPLFSSQWTATSTLPSATVQQADELCSQDKEEVVESPASDEEEPAVALKQEPVQDHWSAKHLVQAEAVAQAWDTKSVDVTSSNEDNVPADIPNGKGMTIKEVESLEEMPPFIEDLLTATKMDKLSTSGESSVTSGGRPSLHEVSVAELKDMTVEHTVQQKSDMSPPSTWDKDNDAVNQTKEDVFKKQYPFSTDALQTKFVPVSFKSEPCPGDPAASSIETITSHHVGSLQSSVNEDECISMVAAENMIVHMQPSSAKETDEIMQVQNTLTKILPSKSALDESKKPLGSSDIQDSSKQSNTEISETVFYEEKNISPTGKIAPVKGSLKDSEGASQKEQSVAGSTGTEDKYVLHQQETKIDSVATITSITEGTEQHVFQEKPGVLEDSIPVIAYSAIKDKTIASEDSHNKMKETPDTIKLVEHIEDVFSMPEDRSESIEYSSTISAQHLLKHLNGEPAAEETMSNATNLLQTEFTKQLPEQLATNLPFEEMDEANLKVAEVLTAQSHMAESNLSVQHVIQPSTSDAADIFSNESTLEMIKREPCVMDPNIEKIHGAPTKPEERSTQLVLAQEKELEAQDVPDTSVSSDKSAESSVSSMVQNKMTDIFNVSLKDKTEVDQPETSKYFETFILKDDGAKSTKQPEDGYYEMTITNENNSRLPHIMSQFSPHEISKVDGHKVENSTSAEIIHYSTLAQSTLPVDILTISTPGNEINLPTRNLAKENVPTAISQHPDSNADVSINKELQKLVLNLPTTSSDPTALEVETECQGPPESLSPLASDILACTRGMSLEESADFFPVTTPAEEKHVYFPVEVEKDRYDEKSADESLHLDSQYAYPRVLKDDDKNDTVVVPDLPEMLDLGITRTRLSSEGTETEVVRRASIPGESATENIASGSEALTKSIKLIIKNVSQAEEMGYCVFEYSAPLPTPEEVKSPLEDGSIFLHQIRTASQTIDEESIRRQIDVNKQKEDSHFRISTLSEDGELKIATILEAQSEMKPDLSSLSNQVSKTESVPVHLSDDPALKESNQQNTSITFGTQKTANNLSPKKFPDSETEKVNESNDLPDLPRVITMSEAPLKTEPVDHKLVKKETSSVWVPVQPRDRLDYERRSSLPSKVTVLQVGFEPKVTDHKQSEKSASVQELARPKKVLEDKPRPTLPRQDTVLDVDIEIDSLDLTFFKKASPIQESIQPKKVLEDEPMPSLPSEIVMPESVSEKMFEKTSTEETPQFQEIVEAKSSFPSKAGLSEEYVKVEIVDHKISENTAPIQETTPLEKIMVDSTEPNLPDEVTVSEVNFKMKQIDQVSEKVDPAPESVQTNNIREDNILPSKIFTLKDDLETMHFDHKIIEKSGPVQEIIQTEKTMKNTTMPPSLPSDVAEFTIAQPMKIMESESRITPSEVIASEVLAMGSGNPQIFEETIPVQKPPEVQKTIKEEVKSNLLTEITVPEIVLQTDTTDYEVSEIVVPVEETDEERGIVESVITVEDDIITVVQTTLEGGKDVGHNVRFAMPDDGDVEDVFIPSEQIQSMEEKNYEPTVKAVQIALIAEKIEIPTDLKEDESIEESVMDTDSLWMDTQDEESIIVTQPAAVTKQEKTEKEFSSLSLDKHRKGKVLKTGKNRVSTPERKIIKKDISTVSKEDKKKRKAYKKSELAKKSEIQTRSPSRKIILKPAVRYHRPAHVPCTKRKQTAPGIVEGAFIIDQKFSVARQPKERITNSSALTKIPTSKLSSLLPERPNSTCSAARKTFNDLDYYTTRPSSAGPRDSLTEQPIRKIPSNIFLMDQFLC from the exons ATTTAGGGATTGAGGTTAAGGCAAAACCTCTCCAAAGTTACTCAAGCTATCAGCCTGCCACCACTCAGGAGAAGCGCAAACTCCTAGCCCCCTCCATTTCTGTTTCTGTTCACGACGAAGAACCTTACAATTCTGATGAGGAGTACTATGAGCATCCTTTATTCAGTTCACAATGGACTGCCACTAGTACACTCCCCAGTGCCACAGTTCAACAGGCAGATGAGTTGTGTAGTCAGGACAAAG AAGAAGTTGTTGAGAGTCCAGCATCTGATGAAGAGGAGCCAGCAGTAGCTCTTAAGCAAGAGCCTGTTCAAGACCATTGGTCTGCTAAGCATTTAGTGCAAGCAGAAGCTGTAGCCCAGGCTTGGGATACCAAATCTGTGGATGTCACATCATCAAATGAAGACAATGTGCCAGCTGATATTCCCAATGGAAAGGGAATGACTATTAAGGAAGTCGAGTCCCTGGAAGAAATGCCACCTTTTATAGAAG ATCTGCTTACAGCCACGAAGATGGACAAGCTGTCAACAAGTGGAGAATCCTCTGTTACTAGTGGGGGAAGACCATCGTTGCATGAAGTGTCAGTGGCAGAGTTGAAAGATATGACTGTCGAACATACTGTTCAGCAAAAATCTGACATGTCGCCGCCTTCCACATGGGACAAAGATAATGATGCTGTCAACCAAACAAAAGaagatgttttcaagaagcagtatcCATTTTCAACAGATGCTTTGCAGACCAAATTTGTACCTGTATCGTTCAAGAGTGAACCATGTCCAGGAGACCCAGCTGCTTCTAGCATTGAAACCATAACCAGCCACCATGTTGGTTCATTACAATCCAGTGTTAATGAGGATGAATGCATCTCGATGGTGGCAGCAGAGAATATGATTGTCCATATGCAACCAAGCTCTGCCAAGGAAACTGATGAAATCATGCAAGTGCAAAACACTCTGACAAAAATATTACCCAGCAAATCTGCTTTAGATGAAAGTAAAAAACCTCTTGGTAGTTCTGACATTCAAGATTCATCAAAACAATCCAATACAGAGATTTCAGAGACAGTTTTCTATGAAGAAAAGAATATTTCACCGACTGGCAAAATAGCTCCTGTGAAAGGTTCATTGAAGGATAGTGAAGGAGCTTCACAAAAAGAACAATCAGTTGCTGGAAGCACAGGTACTGAAGACAAATATGTGTTACATCAGCAGGAAACTAAAATAGATTCAGTTGCAACCATCACTTCAATCACTGAAGGCACAGAACAACATGTTTTTCAGGAAAAGCCAGGAGTGCTTGAGGACAGCATACCTGTAATTGCATACAGTGCAATTAAAGACAAAACTATAGCTTCAGAAGACTCACATAATAAAATGAAAGAGACACCAGATACAATAAAACTGGTTGAACACATAGAGGATGTATTTTCAATGCCAGAAGACCGATCAGAATCTATTGAATACAGCTCCACAATAAGTGCACAACATCTTTTAAAACATTTGAATGGGGAACCAGCAGCAGAAGAGACAATGTCCAATGCAACCAATTTATTACAAACTGAATTCACTAAGCAATTGCCTGAACAACTGGCAACCAACCTTCCATTTGAGGAAATGGATGAAGCCAATCTTAAGGTAGCAGAAGTTCTCACAGCTCAGTCACATATGGCAGAATCTAATCTAAGTGTACAACATGTCATCCAGCCCAGCACAAGTGACGCAGCTGACATTTTTAGTAATGAATCTACCCTTGAGATGATTAAACGAGAGCCATGTGTCATGGACCCAAATATCGAAAAAATTCATGGTGCACCGACAAAACCTGAAGAGAGAAGCACTCAACTGGTACTTGCTCAGGAGAAAGAATTGGAAGCACAAGATGTGCCAGATACCAGTGTTTCTTCTGATAAAagtgcagagagctcagttagTTCAATGGTGCAAAACAAAATGACTGATATATTTAATGTGAGCTTAAAAGACAAGACAGAGGTGGATCAACCGGAAACGTCAAAGTATTTTGAGACATTTATTTTGAAAGACGATGGGGCAAAAAGTACCAAGCAACCTGAAGATGGTTATTATGAAATGACCATCACAAATGAAAACAATTCAAGACTTCCTCACATAATGTCACAGTTCTCCCCACATGAAATATCAAAAGTAGATGGCCACAAAGTTGAAAATAGTACATCAGCCGAAATAATTCATTATAGTACACTTGCACAGTCAACCCTGCCTGTTGATATACTGACTATATCCACTCCGGGAAATGAAATTAATTTACCTACTCGGAATTTGGCAAAAGAGAACGTCCCCACAGCCATATCTCAACATCCTGATTCTAATGCTGATGTAAGTATAAATAAAGAACTACAAAAGCTCGTTCTGAATTTACCTACAACATCTTCAGATCCAACAGCACTGGAGGTGGAAACAGAGTGCCAAGGTCCCCCAGAATCTCTGTCACCGTTGGCCTCTGATATTCTTGCCTGTACCAGAGGAATGAGCTTAGAGGAGTCGGCAGACTTTTTTCCAGTAACCACGCCTGCGGAGGAGAAGCATGTTTATTTTCCTGTTGAAGTGGAAAAAGATAGGTATGATGAGAAATCAGCAGATGAAAGCCTGCACTTAGATTCACAATATGCTTACCCTCGTGTTTTGAAAGATGATGACAAAAATGACACAGTCGTAGTTCCTGACTTACCTGAAATGTTGGATTTAGGAATTACAAGAACGAGACTGAGCTCTGAGGGCACGGAAACAGAAGTGGTCCGAAGAGCATCTATACCCGGAGAATCTGCTACTGAAAATATTGCTTCTGGCTCCGAGGCTTTAACCAAAAGCATCAAATTAATTATTAAAAATGTTAGTCAAGCAGAGGAAATGGGCTACTGTGTTTTTGAATACTCGGCTCCCTTACCAACTCCCGAGGAAGTTAAGAGTCCTCTAGAAGATGGCAGCATTTTCCTTCACCAGATTCGCACTGCTTCTCAAACTATAGATGAGGAAAGTATCAGAAGGCAAATAGATGTAAATAAACAGAAAGAAGATTCACATTTTAGAATTAGCACCCTGTCAGAAGACGGGGAATTAAAAATAGCTACTATTTTGGAAGCGCAGTCAGAAATGAAACCTGATTTGTCGAGTCTTTCAAACCAGGTTAGTAAGACGGAGTCTGTACCAGTTCATTTATCTGATGACCCTGCACTGAAAGAATCTAACCAGCAAAATACATCCATCACCTTTGGCACTCAGAAAACTGCAAATAATCTTTCTCCGAAGAAGTTTCCAGATAGTGAAACTGAAAAGGTCAATGAAAGTAATGATTTGCCTGATTTACCTCGTGTGATTACAATGTCAGAAGCGCCTTTGAAAACAGAGCCTGTTGATCACAAACTGGTCAAGAAAGAGACTTCTTCTGTTTGGGTACCAGTTCAACCCAGGGACCGCTTGGATTATGAACGAAGGTCTAGTTTGCCCAGCAAAGTTACTGTGCTGCAAGTTGGTTTCGAACCAAAGGTTACGGATCACAAACAGTCTGAGAAAAGTGCTTCTGTTCAAGAATTAGCTCGTCCCAAGAAAGTCTTGGAAGATAAACCAAGGCCTACTTTGCCCAGACAGGATACTGTACTGGATGTCGATATAGAAATAGACAGCTTAGATCTCACATTTTTTAAGAAAGCTTCTCCTATTCAAGAATCAATTCAACCTAAGAAAGTCTTAGAAGATGAACCTATGCCCAGTTTGCCCAGTGAGATAGTTATGCCAGAATCTGTTTCTGAGAAAATGTTTGAGAAAACTTCTACTGAAGAGACACCTCAATTTCAGGAGATTGTGGAAGCTAAGTCTAGTTTTCCCAGTAAGGCTGGCTTATCAGAAGAATATGTAAAGGTTGAGATTGTTGATCATAAAATATCTGAGAACACTGCGCCGATACAAGAAACCACTCCACTTGAGAAAATTATGGTAGATTCCACTGAGCCTAATTTGCCTGATGAGGTTACAGTATCTGAAGtaaatttcaaaatgaagcaaatcGATCAAGTATCTGAGAAAGTTGACCCTGCTCCAGAATCAGTTCAAACTAATAACATTAGGGAGGATAATATTCTGCCCAGTAAGATTTTTACACTAAAAGATGATTTAGAAACCATGCATTTTGATCACAAAATAATTGAGAAATCTGGTCCTGTGCAAGAAATTATTCAAACTGAGAAGACGATGAAAAATACAACTATGCCGCCTAGTTTACCCAGTGATGTTGCAGAGTTCACAATAGCTCAACCGATGAAAATCATGGAAAGTGAAAGTAGGATTACACCCAGTGAAGTTATTGCATCAGAAGTTTTAGCAATGGGTTCTGGCAATCCCCAGATCTTTGAGGAAACTATTCCTGTGCAAAAACCTCCTGAAGTCCAGAAAACCATAAAAGAGGAAGTTAAGTCCAATTTACTGACTGAGATTACTGTGCCAGAAATAGTTTTACAAACAGATACTACGGATTATGAAGTATCGGAGATTGTTGTTCCTGTAGAAGAAACTGATGAAGAGAGAGGAATTGTAGAATCTGTCATTACAGTGGAAGATGACATTATTACAGTTGTTCAGACTACATTAGAAGGAGGAAAGGACGTAGGCCACAATGTGAGATTTGCCATGCCTGATGATGGTGATGTTGAGGATGTTTTTATCCCAAGTGAACAAATCCAGTCAATGGAAGAAAAGAATTATGAGCCAACTGTAAAAGCTGTCCAAATTGCACTTATCGCGGAGAAGATAGAGATCCCGACAGACTTGAAAGAAGATGAGAGTATTGAAGAATCAGTAATGGACACTGACAGCCTCTGGATGGATACTCAAG ATGAAGAGAGTATCATAGTAACACAACCAGCTGCTGTTACCAAACAGGAGAAAACAGAGAAGGAATTCAGCAGCCTGTCTTTGGATAAACATAGGAAAGGGAAGGTGTTGAAAACCGGAAAAAACAGAGTTTCCACACCTGAGAGAAAAATAATTAAAAAAGATATCAGTACAGTCTCCAAAGAAGACAAAAAGAAGAGAAAAG CCTATAAGAAGTCTGAACTTGCTAAAAAATCAGAAATTCAGACCCGATCTCCTTCCAGGAAAATCATTTTAAAACCAGCTGTAAGATATCATAGACCAGCTCACGTTCCTTGTACTAAACGGAAGCAGACAG CTCCTGGAATTGTTGAAGGTGCCTTTATCATAGATCAGAAATTCTCTGTTGCTAGGCAACCCAAGGAGAGAATAACA AATTCATCTGCACTAACAAAGATTCCTACCTCAAAATTATCTTCCCTCCTCCCTGAAAGACCCAATTCTACTTGTTCTGCTGCTAGAAAAACCTTTAATGACCTAGATTATTATACCACACGACCCTCATCTGCTGGCCCTAGGGACTCATTGACTGAGCAACCCATAAGAAAG ATACCTTCTAATATATTTTTAATGGATCAATTCCTCTGCTAA